A region of Burkholderiales bacterium JOSHI_001 DNA encodes the following proteins:
- a CDS encoding PEP-CTERM putative exosortase interaction domain-containing protein (PFAM: PEP-CTERM motif~TIGRFAM: PEP-CTERM putative exosortase interaction domain) translates to MLRRLTLSALPLAAIAMALMASPQAHAMPVSVLNTGNCVGVCGTSAADGNIGASGLGAGAFGYVTTAGSGQTGVAPFTLDSTANDNGSRFRSAAFNVTGSFDAYFNYITTDGKEFSDFGWARLINADNSTAAWLFAARSSTKGQKEVIPGGVLNTASFDPANVIADFANFDFTRLTNPTADLLGTSSGTCYRSTNTCGTTGWLHSTVSGLNGLYRLEVGVTNAVDNLFDSALAFDLVGLGGAAATVPEPGSLGLLLAAGAAAVVTQRRRAV, encoded by the coding sequence ATGCTTCGACGCCTCACCCTGTCCGCCTTGCCCCTGGCCGCCATCGCGATGGCATTGATGGCGAGCCCGCAGGCCCACGCCATGCCGGTGAGCGTCTTGAACACCGGCAACTGCGTCGGCGTGTGCGGCACGTCGGCCGCGGACGGCAACATCGGCGCGTCCGGCCTGGGCGCGGGGGCTTTCGGCTATGTCACCACGGCCGGCTCCGGCCAGACCGGCGTGGCGCCCTTCACCCTGGACAGCACCGCCAACGACAACGGCTCGCGTTTCCGCTCGGCCGCCTTCAACGTGACCGGTTCCTTTGACGCGTACTTCAACTACATCACCACCGACGGCAAGGAATTCTCGGACTTCGGCTGGGCCCGCCTGATCAACGCCGACAACTCCACGGCGGCCTGGCTGTTTGCGGCGCGCAGTTCCACCAAGGGCCAGAAGGAAGTCATTCCGGGCGGCGTGCTCAACACCGCCAGTTTCGACCCGGCAAATGTGATCGCAGACTTCGCAAACTTCGATTTCACCCGGCTGACCAACCCGACCGCCGACCTGTTGGGCACCTCCAGCGGCACCTGCTACCGCAGCACCAACACCTGCGGCACCACCGGCTGGCTGCATTCCACCGTCTCGGGCCTGAACGGCCTGTACCGCCTGGAAGTGGGCGTGACCAACGCCGTGGATAATCTGTTCGACTCCGCGCTGGCCTTTGACCTGGTGGGCCTGGGTGGCGCCGCCGCCACGGTACCGGAACCGGGCAGCCTGGGCCTGCTGCTGGCCGCCGGTGCGGCTGCGGTGGTCACCCAACGCCGCCGCGCCGTCTGA
- a CDS encoding PEP-CTERM putative exosortase interaction domain-containing protein (PFAM: PEP-CTERM motif~TIGRFAM: PEP-CTERM putative exosortase interaction domain), translating to MKKTLSLLAATLACLGSPLAQAQVNGDLSTWTCVGTCGASAADGDITLSPTGNSQYAYLSTNGSAAHNVSPLNFSESGGGGSTFFQTNGSRYTSATFTLGANQTVDAWFNYVSTDGKGFDDYAWARLVNAGDSSTAAWMFTARSTNGSKQNVVPGNALAKADDLLGFDPDAVIVNYKDFDFNTRTTQSSAFNPINWSKLGEWNGTCWRDNAEGCGFTGWLHSALTPGAGSYRLEVGVVNFGDEAWDSGIAFDVTSLTAAVPEPTTWALMLAGVALLATRRRQH from the coding sequence ATGAAGAAAACCCTGTCCCTTCTTGCCGCCACCCTGGCCTGCCTGGGCTCGCCCCTGGCTCAGGCCCAGGTCAACGGCGACCTCAGCACCTGGACCTGCGTCGGCACCTGCGGTGCGTCGGCAGCCGACGGTGACATCACGCTGTCGCCCACCGGCAATTCGCAGTACGCCTACCTCAGCACCAACGGCTCTGCGGCCCACAACGTGTCACCGCTGAACTTTTCCGAAAGCGGCGGCGGTGGCAGCACCTTCTTCCAGACCAATGGTTCGCGCTACACCTCGGCCACGTTCACGCTCGGCGCCAACCAGACCGTGGACGCCTGGTTCAACTACGTTTCCACCGACGGCAAGGGTTTCGACGACTACGCCTGGGCCCGGCTGGTGAACGCCGGCGACAGCAGCACCGCCGCCTGGATGTTCACCGCCCGCAGCACCAACGGCAGCAAGCAGAACGTGGTGCCTGGCAATGCGCTGGCCAAGGCCGATGACCTGCTGGGCTTCGACCCGGACGCCGTCATCGTCAACTACAAGGACTTCGACTTCAACACCCGCACCACGCAGTCCAGCGCGTTCAACCCGATCAACTGGTCCAAGCTGGGCGAATGGAACGGCACCTGCTGGCGCGACAACGCCGAGGGTTGCGGCTTCACCGGCTGGCTGCACTCGGCGCTGACGCCCGGTGCCGGCAGCTACCGGCTGGAAGTGGGTGTGGTGAATTTCGGCGACGAAGCCTGGGACTCCGGCATCGCCTTCGACGTCACCAGCCTCACCGCCGCGGTGCCAGAGCCCACCACCTGGGCCCTGATGCTGGCCGGCGTGGCCCTGCTGGCCACGCGCCGCCGCCAGCACTGA